GCGTGTCGCCCAAGCGGCTAAACTAAAAGCCACAGGTAAAGTATTAGACTTTGTCTTACTCGACAAAACCAACTTAACGCCAGTTGCGGCAATTGATTTGGTCAATGCCGAATCTAGCACGGGTTATAAAACTAAACAGGATTGGTACCTTAAAGGCGCATTAGACACGGTAAACTTGCCACACATTCGTATCAAGGTACGTAATGGCTATAAAGCGTCAGAATTACGTGAATGTATTTCAGCCAAGTTAGGGGCAAAAAACAACAAGTTGCGCCCGCTCAATGTACGCAAAGTAAAATCGAAAGGCCCGACTCGTCCTATTCGTCCTTTAGTACAAGCCCATATTAATCAAGCAGTAGCGCAAGACGCTCAACAAGCCGCCGTTGCCTAAACGTTGACATTAGGTCTATATTCAACAAGCCGAGCATTAGAATTGCCCTATTGCTCGGTTTTTTTATATAGTCTTCTCGCTCAGGTCTTATGGTTCATTGTCAGCGCTTACTCTCGACTTTGGCTCCTGCGTCGTTCTAACACCTAAATCCATTTAGGCGACCCCAATCACAAAATAGAGCATATGCTCATGGGGATTCGAAGCTTACCTGCATGGATGCAGGTACCAAAAGTAGGCACTTTAAGCGAGGGGCGAGAGCAGGACGCGGTAGCTTTGACGGCTTTGCTTACATGGATGTAAGTACTTAGGTTTCGTCTGGAACTTGAAACCTGTCCCTAAAACCCGATCGCTTTGACTATAATAAGCTTAAGTTAACTAAATAATATCTAAAGGAATTCTCCATGACCATCGCCATTATTGGAGCTATGCAGCAAGAAATTGAAATACTGCGTCAACAACTCGACAATTGTCAGGAAGACAAGCACGGTCCTGTCACTTTGTTTTGTGGTTTTTTAGCTGGCCACAAAGTGGTACTCGTATTGAGTGGCGTTGGTAAAACGGCAGCCGCAATGGCTACCACCTTAGTTATCGACCGTTATAAACCCAAATTTGTCATCAATACAGGGTCAGCAGGCGGTTACGCCAGCGATTTAAATATTGGTGATTTAGTGATCTCCAGTGAAGTGCGCCATCATGATGTCGACTTAACCGCTTTTGGTTTTGCTATGGGCCAAGGTTTTGGTTTTCCTGAGTCTTTTCATGCTGACCCAGCATTAATTGACAAGGCTCAACAAGCAGCAAGTAAACAACCTGAATTACAATGCAAAGTAGGTTTAATTTGTTCAGGCGATAGCTTTATGGACTGTCCAGAGCGTGTTGCCACCGCCAGAAGGCATTTTCCCGACATGATAGCAGTTGAAATGGAAGCTGCTCCCATAGCGCAAGTTTGCCAGCAATTTCAAACACCTTTTGTGGTGATCCGCGCTTTATCCGACATAGCCGGTAAAGAGTCT
This genomic window from Saccharobesus litoralis contains:
- a CDS encoding DUF2726 domain-containing protein, which produces MELVITLMIVLLVVSALAIRLTQSETPFPYKRRESLFTNSERAFMVMLERAVGDEFRIVNRVRLTELLDIRQGTKKRVAQAAKLKATGKVLDFVLLDKTNLTPVAAIDLVNAESSTGYKTKQDWYLKGALDTVNLPHIRIKVRNGYKASELRECISAKLGAKNNKLRPLNVRKVKSKGPTRPIRPLVQAHINQAVAQDAQQAAVA
- the mtnN gene encoding 5'-methylthioadenosine/S-adenosylhomocysteine nucleosidase, which gives rise to MTIAIIGAMQQEIEILRQQLDNCQEDKHGPVTLFCGFLAGHKVVLVLSGVGKTAAAMATTLVIDRYKPKFVINTGSAGGYASDLNIGDLVISSEVRHHDVDLTAFGFAMGQGFGFPESFHADPALIDKAQQAASKQPELQCKVGLICSGDSFMDCPERVATARRHFPDMIAVEMEAAPIAQVCQQFQTPFVVIRALSDIAGKESHQSFDSFLAQAAQHSSKLVVDFLESF